In Natrinema sp. SYSU A 869, the following proteins share a genomic window:
- a CDS encoding helix-turn-helix domain-containing protein: MNSRDDFDVELSPRGIVLLKIRMDNPTAPVREIRDILADQYGIELSHNRVNELLHDMSDKDVFRKSIQPNKRIFDYHSFRIAFHYPNFEDQWEECYLELVEDPHVVMFCNADSNYHWQLLMQFNGDREAEQWMHHFFKKHGSLIAQFDNTKLPTVHKFDTHSSVFDEKLWQTEEGREYCRTHERSTATKRPLPLMGAAIRSRRLPPLDVVVSK; this comes from the coding sequence ATGAACAGTAGAGACGACTTTGACGTCGAACTTTCCCCGAGGGGTATCGTTCTTTTGAAGATTCGTATGGATAACCCGACAGCCCCCGTTCGGGAAATCAGAGATATCCTCGCGGATCAGTACGGCATCGAACTGTCACACAACCGGGTGAACGAACTTCTCCACGATATGTCTGACAAAGACGTCTTCCGGAAATCAATCCAACCGAACAAACGAATCTTCGATTACCACAGCTTCAGAATCGCGTTTCACTACCCTAACTTCGAGGACCAGTGGGAAGAGTGCTACTTGGAACTCGTCGAGGACCCGCATGTCGTCATGTTCTGTAACGCGGACAGCAACTACCATTGGCAGCTTCTCATGCAGTTCAACGGTGACCGTGAGGCGGAACAGTGGATGCATCACTTCTTCAAAAAGCACGGATCGCTGATCGCACAGTTCGATAATACGAAGCTACCGACGGTCCACAAGTTCGACACCCATTCGTCCGTCTTCGACGAAAAGCTCTGGCAGACGGAAGAGGGTCGGGAATATTGCAGAACGCACGAGAGGAGCACAGCGACAAAGAGACCATTGCCACTGATGGGAGCGGCGATACGCAGTCGTAGGCTGCCACCGTTAGACGTCGTCGTGAGTAAGTAA
- a CDS encoding VOC family protein, producing MDAIDHINVDVNDLDACYPFYRKVLELDLLRPPSDFQGEHAMFEAGETVLTLAETGRADEWGEENITHPLDKAHIAFETDRENYDRMISELDGQFPKQGPYDWDSFEGFYFLDPDGNLLEIITYEPIPDDTERTLLTHDDV from the coding sequence ATGGACGCCATCGATCACATCAACGTAGACGTCAATGATCTTGACGCCTGCTACCCGTTCTACCGAAAGGTACTCGAGTTAGACCTGCTCCGACCACCGTCCGATTTTCAGGGCGAACATGCGATGTTCGAAGCCGGAGAGACCGTCCTCACGCTCGCTGAAACTGGACGAGCCGACGAGTGGGGCGAAGAGAACATTACGCATCCACTCGATAAGGCACATATTGCGTTCGAAACCGATCGCGAGAACTACGACCGGATGATATCCGAACTCGACGGCCAGTTCCCGAAGCAGGGGCCGTACGATTGGGACTCCTTTGAAGGGTTTTATTTTCTGGATCCGGACGGTAATCTCCTCGAGATAATCACGTACGAACCGATCCCTGACGATACCGAGCGGACGTTACTTACTCACGACGACGTCTAA
- a CDS encoding cupin domain-containing protein, producing the protein MDRVRKTDREYGEPSPGVRLADLAGGAQTSMKFWRIEPGATLPTHRHSNEQIGFLISGRLIAVLEDGEVPLEPGDSYLFSSDEFHGAENRGDEPAVGIGVLSPPRDAPNWGDNRDASEPKQTNSIESNK; encoded by the coding sequence ATGGATCGCGTGCGTAAAACCGACCGTGAATACGGAGAGCCGTCCCCGGGGGTCCGACTGGCGGACCTCGCAGGAGGGGCGCAGACGAGCATGAAATTTTGGCGGATTGAACCGGGAGCGACCCTCCCGACTCACCGGCATTCGAACGAACAGATTGGGTTTCTCATCTCTGGTCGGCTTATCGCTGTTCTCGAAGACGGAGAAGTGCCGCTAGAACCCGGCGACTCCTACCTCTTCTCCAGCGACGAGTTCCACGGTGCGGAGAACCGCGGTGACGAACCTGCCGTGGGGATCGGTGTCTTGAGTCCTCCTCGAGACGCCCCGAACTGGGGAGACAACCGCGATGCGAGTGAGCCAAAACAAACCAATTCGATCGAATCGAACAAGTAG
- a CDS encoding ABC transporter substrate-binding protein — protein sequence MTDKVRLFHLPFSFMLPQKVAVEKGYFEAEGLQVELVERDRGDVDWKYIPAEESLTDDHGVDIYPICKWESIKRTWEMDDGRIVGKGTFANQPYTVYVREESDIADPSDLANVPVGVNKRTGQEYTVIRALENHMPSDAVTLEHHGMPTDRLRALRDGDVEAVSLLEPQSTLAEKLGFRPVLQFENHMGIVGADAVDGSVLEKFIRGYERAASDINEQPAAYRDAYLEMLRADADVAPDLFDDIEYEALLEDIEVPRYESPEVADREELSDHLSWMKRRQLVDESADIDAIVAPIER from the coding sequence ATGACTGACAAAGTAAGACTATTCCATCTCCCGTTCTCGTTCATGCTGCCACAGAAGGTGGCAGTCGAGAAGGGATACTTCGAAGCGGAAGGGCTGCAGGTCGAGCTGGTTGAACGCGACAGAGGCGACGTCGATTGGAAGTACATTCCCGCAGAGGAGTCGCTGACGGACGATCACGGCGTGGACATCTACCCGATCTGCAAGTGGGAAAGCATCAAACGGACGTGGGAGATGGACGACGGCCGGATCGTCGGGAAGGGAACGTTCGCGAACCAGCCGTATACCGTCTACGTTCGCGAGGAGAGTGACATCGCGGACCCGAGTGATCTCGCGAACGTTCCAGTCGGGGTCAACAAACGAACCGGCCAAGAGTACACGGTAATCCGAGCGCTCGAGAACCACATGCCGAGTGATGCGGTAACACTCGAGCATCACGGGATGCCGACCGATCGACTTCGTGCGCTTCGGGACGGGGACGTTGAGGCCGTCTCGTTGCTGGAACCACAGAGCACTCTCGCCGAGAAGCTCGGATTCCGACCTGTTCTGCAGTTCGAGAACCACATGGGTATCGTCGGTGCCGACGCGGTCGACGGTAGTGTCCTCGAGAAGTTCATACGAGGGTACGAACGCGCTGCATCGGATATCAACGAACAACCGGCGGCGTATCGAGATGCCTATCTCGAGATGCTACGGGCGGACGCCGACGTTGCACCGGACCTCTTCGACGACATCGAATACGAAGCGCTCCTCGAGGATATCGAGGTTCCGCGGTACGAGTCGCCAGAGGTCGCCGATCGCGAGGAGTTGTCCGACCACCTCTCGTGGATGAAACGCCGGCAACTCGTCGACGAAAGCGCCGACATCGACGCGATCGTTGCACCAATCGAACGATGA
- a CDS encoding ABC transporter substrate-binding protein, which produces MNVERQQAVLDAHHDAGDDRPVMRARFEHNGSPRYMLYTIKRLGLDHEHGFHLDVQLVSDTLEGGMETVEARLQDGDADLIDIDYISTARERSRGADIVAIYPYGRTVGKLVAPEHTDIDGLADLSGHRIGVVRRLDKNWILARAACRSYHGFDPDETATPVEAGSKVELTRMLRDGEVDAVLQFWQIVPEITERGPYEVVVSMANVVQRLARTDNRVPVSTFLTSEEFLAERETTVRRFTAAYRDAVDRLLTDDDLWDEIGEKLMTDDDPVTVASIRDGWRDMVVREWDAETVRGMEQLFDQLLEVAGPNALGVDHIPSGTFRLLEDDR; this is translated from the coding sequence ATGAACGTCGAACGCCAACAGGCCGTGCTGGACGCTCACCACGACGCCGGCGACGATCGTCCGGTTATGCGTGCTCGCTTCGAACACAACGGAAGCCCCCGTTACATGCTGTATACGATCAAACGGCTCGGTCTCGACCACGAGCACGGCTTCCACCTGGACGTCCAACTCGTCTCCGACACGTTGGAAGGGGGAATGGAGACCGTCGAAGCGCGCTTACAGGACGGCGATGCCGATCTCATCGATATCGATTACATTTCCACCGCCCGCGAACGCTCTCGCGGCGCCGATATCGTTGCCATCTATCCGTACGGTCGAACGGTTGGTAAACTCGTGGCGCCGGAACATACCGATATCGACGGATTGGCTGACCTTTCGGGGCATCGTATCGGTGTCGTTCGCCGCCTCGACAAGAACTGGATTCTCGCCCGTGCGGCGTGTCGATCGTACCACGGCTTCGACCCCGACGAGACGGCCACGCCAGTCGAAGCTGGCTCGAAGGTCGAGCTCACCCGGATGCTTCGCGACGGTGAAGTAGATGCAGTACTCCAGTTCTGGCAGATCGTTCCCGAAATTACGGAACGAGGACCGTACGAAGTGGTCGTTTCGATGGCCAACGTCGTGCAGCGTCTGGCTCGGACGGACAACCGCGTACCGGTGTCGACGTTCCTGACCAGTGAGGAATTCCTCGCCGAACGGGAGACTACCGTTCGCCGGTTCACGGCTGCGTATCGTGACGCCGTCGATCGGCTCCTGACAGACGACGATCTCTGGGATGAAATCGGCGAGAAACTGATGACGGACGACGATCCAGTGACCGTCGCGTCGATCCGGGACGGCTGGCGCGACATGGTTGTCCGAGAGTGGGATGCCGAGACGGTTCGGGGGATGGAACAACTGTTCGATCAGCTGCTCGAGGTCGCCGGACCAAACGCGCTCGGCGTCGACCACATTCCGTCGGGAACATTCCGCCTTCTGGAGGACGATCGATGA
- a CDS encoding ABC transporter substrate-binding protein — protein MTTVTFQLNWEPNGFQAPYFLARRKGFYEAEGLDVQFVEGHGSPFAAEQTARGRADVGLAGASAVLAKGSEGFDPLAVAALTKRTPAAIYTLRDVFGEPLTDLSQLAGKTVAPSATKTRILAAQALEQAGIRDTVDLLEVDPNTHHRVEHQLLDGSVDAAVGVVTNGRELEREYDRRADELAIGESLGVYGMMLVANREFAEGDPGTVRSLLRAIARGWIEATNDPEAALDALVDRNATLERRSEIELAKFHAAASGLQYTDHVREAGWGAHQADRWRRLGDLLAETDLLDGNVDPDDAWTNTYIDRDAPPIREYATRIGRNPEGAD, from the coding sequence ATGACTACCGTCACCTTCCAGCTCAACTGGGAGCCAAACGGCTTTCAGGCACCGTACTTTCTCGCCCGCCGGAAGGGGTTTTATGAAGCGGAAGGGCTCGACGTTCAATTCGTCGAGGGGCACGGCTCGCCGTTCGCGGCTGAACAGACCGCTCGCGGTCGCGCCGATGTGGGTCTCGCGGGTGCCAGCGCCGTCCTCGCGAAAGGAAGCGAGGGGTTCGATCCGCTGGCAGTCGCTGCACTGACGAAACGGACTCCCGCGGCGATCTACACGCTCCGTGACGTCTTCGGTGAGCCGTTGACAGACCTGTCTCAGCTCGCCGGAAAGACGGTCGCACCGTCGGCGACGAAAACGAGAATCCTCGCAGCACAAGCCCTGGAACAGGCCGGTATCAGAGATACCGTCGACCTCCTGGAGGTTGATCCGAACACGCATCACCGGGTCGAACACCAATTACTCGACGGAAGCGTCGATGCAGCCGTCGGGGTCGTCACGAACGGGCGCGAACTTGAACGCGAGTACGACCGGCGGGCCGACGAACTCGCCATCGGCGAGTCGCTCGGCGTCTACGGAATGATGCTCGTCGCAAACCGCGAGTTCGCGGAAGGCGACCCGGGGACGGTTCGATCGCTGCTGCGCGCGATCGCACGAGGATGGATAGAAGCGACCAACGACCCGGAAGCGGCGCTTGATGCGCTCGTCGATCGGAACGCGACGCTGGAGCGACGAAGCGAGATCGAACTGGCGAAGTTCCACGCGGCCGCTTCGGGGCTGCAGTATACCGACCATGTACGTGAAGCGGGGTGGGGAGCCCATCAAGCCGACCGCTGGCGACGGCTCGGCGATCTCCTCGCTGAAACCGACCTCCTCGACGGCAACGTCGATCCCGATGATGCGTGGACGAACACGTATATCGACCGGGATGCACCGCCGATACGGGAGTACGCGACACGAATCGGCCGGAACCCAGAGGGGGCCGACTGA
- a CDS encoding DUF4242 domain-containing protein: MSSPTDDFLILRELPEPITTDELDGAAEQSGEALKELRDEGVDIRWVDSEVMTNDDEEVVGTFCHYRAESEDAVREHAERAGLPATKITRRGEPLSGE; encoded by the coding sequence ATGAGTTCACCAACGGACGACTTCCTGATCCTGCGAGAGCTTCCGGAACCGATTACGACCGACGAACTGGATGGGGCAGCGGAGCAATCCGGAGAGGCGCTAAAGGAACTCCGCGATGAGGGTGTCGACATTCGCTGGGTCGATTCGGAGGTAATGACGAACGACGACGAAGAGGTCGTCGGGACGTTCTGTCACTATCGTGCGGAGAGCGAGGATGCAGTCCGCGAACACGCTGAGCGAGCCGGGCTTCCGGCAACGAAAATTACGCGTCGAGGTGAACCGTTGTCCGGAGAATGA
- a CDS encoding class I SAM-dependent methyltransferase, protein MLAVITGLAIGQSERRTRRSTAIAVALVLFLWGAATIRSTATSLLSPPPWVLDREKYDALAAEIPLSESERMLDVGCGTGRSLVGLAPAIPERCSLLAVDVFDDRIILGNGPQLASRNARLAGVDVAPIRGDAARIPLKEDTVDTVTLCRVLHDLSATDAREALTEAHRVCTPGGTVGVLALPYPHEEDASPAAYWRKLVTEAGLTVSTIIERDDGYVIVIGTVPERPNSPLEKRA, encoded by the coding sequence TTGCTGGCAGTCATAACTGGACTCGCCATCGGACAGTCCGAGCGTCGAACCCGAAGAAGTACTGCGATCGCAGTCGCCCTCGTATTGTTCCTCTGGGGGGCTGCAACCATCCGATCGACAGCAACGTCGCTGCTATCCCCTCCACCCTGGGTACTCGACCGCGAAAAGTACGACGCACTGGCCGCCGAAATCCCGCTTTCGGAGTCCGAACGAATGCTCGACGTCGGCTGTGGGACCGGGCGATCCCTCGTCGGGCTCGCACCCGCTATCCCTGAGCGCTGCTCACTTCTTGCCGTCGACGTGTTCGACGATCGGATCATCCTCGGCAACGGACCGCAATTAGCGAGCCGGAACGCGCGACTCGCCGGCGTCGATGTGGCGCCGATACGGGGAGACGCCGCACGTATCCCGCTGAAGGAAGATACTGTCGACACTGTCACGCTCTGTCGCGTGCTCCACGACCTCTCGGCGACCGATGCCCGCGAGGCACTCACCGAAGCACATCGCGTCTGTACACCCGGTGGTACGGTGGGGGTGCTCGCGCTTCCGTACCCACACGAAGAGGATGCCTCCCCGGCGGCCTACTGGAGGAAACTGGTTACTGAAGCCGGACTCACCGTCAGTACCATAATCGAGCGTGACGACGGGTATGTCATCGTCATCGGCACTGTCCCCGAGCGACCGAACAGTCCGCTCGAGAAAAGAGCCTGA
- the fer gene encoding ferredoxin Fer, which produces MSDDRELPNIQAGRGGDRSLDQAEDEETATVEYLSYGALQRQGWSRDDETLFEKAAAADLTDREHGTIEISKNEYLLDGAENADRAWPFECRAASCANCCAFLVEGNLEMDMNLFLTDEEVDERDLRLTCVAKPASDELKVIYEARRADYLQNVVGEREV; this is translated from the coding sequence ATGTCTGACGATCGAGAGCTGCCGAACATCCAAGCTGGACGCGGAGGGGATCGAAGTCTGGATCAGGCGGAAGACGAGGAGACAGCCACCGTGGAGTACCTCAGCTACGGCGCGTTGCAGCGTCAGGGGTGGAGTCGCGACGACGAGACCCTCTTCGAGAAGGCGGCTGCGGCCGACCTCACCGACCGCGAGCACGGGACGATAGAGATCAGCAAGAACGAGTATCTCCTCGACGGGGCCGAGAACGCGGACCGCGCCTGGCCGTTCGAGTGCCGCGCCGCCTCCTGTGCGAACTGCTGTGCGTTCCTCGTCGAGGGCAACCTTGAGATGGACATGAACCTGTTCTTGACCGACGAGGAGGTCGACGAGCGAGACCTTCGACTGACGTGCGTGGCAAAACCCGCGAGCGACGAACTGAAGGTTATCTACGAGGCCAGGCGCGCCGACTACCTCCAGAACGTCGTCGGCGAACGGGAAGTATAG
- a CDS encoding PQQ-binding-like beta-propeller repeat protein: MSIEEDRAVQAAQDTVVRETDNGYRVLGSPEESVTHQHDIDRIPQFDVTQEMISDSGDTQEAWLTYGGNYEMHRYTTADVIGPDNVSDLEVEYDISVGSGSSMEGSPIIVPGEPTVMYQSNGPNHIKAIDARNGDVLWSYTYAVPSDVVLCCDDNNRGPAVWQDKVYMTTLDSGVVALNRYTGEEEWYTSTADHERGYSATWAPIVHDGTIYTGSAGGEYGVRGFHTAIDAETGEQKWFTRTCPEEEFVGDSINQAAGTNWMTATYDEERDVLYMPVGNPGPDFDGSVRPGPNRNTCGTLCLDAETGERLWFHQESAHDVWDYDSASPRMLIRDLEFDHRDEVRDTVVNAGKTGWVYSMDAETGQLITRSDPGVQQLNMFSMIPHIDDGRRGTFMPGGMGGCDWHPATYNHETGLVYYKMHNNAQEAWWRFEEFEEGRKYWGGILEDETEAMPDEYNGHISSISAFDPTTGKLVWRDWIDSDTYIWGGTMSTTTGLMFTGTQNGQFIAYDAETGERLWEFDTGDAPLSSSPVSWYDPDEGKQYIAIQVGGSGWLRRGKRDDRVVVFSLAE; encoded by the coding sequence ATGTCAATAGAAGAAGACAGAGCGGTTCAGGCTGCACAGGATACGGTCGTTCGAGAGACCGATAACGGCTACCGGGTGCTCGGTTCGCCCGAGGAATCGGTCACCCATCAACACGACATCGATCGCATACCGCAGTTCGATGTCACACAGGAGATGATAAGCGACTCCGGTGACACTCAGGAGGCGTGGCTGACGTACGGCGGTAACTACGAGATGCACCGCTATACGACGGCCGACGTCATCGGGCCGGACAACGTCAGCGACCTCGAGGTCGAGTACGACATCAGCGTCGGTTCCGGGTCGAGCATGGAGGGGTCGCCGATCATCGTGCCCGGCGAGCCGACGGTCATGTATCAGTCGAACGGGCCGAATCATATCAAGGCGATCGACGCCCGTAACGGTGACGTGCTATGGAGTTACACCTATGCAGTGCCGTCGGACGTAGTCCTGTGCTGTGACGATAACAACCGGGGACCCGCCGTCTGGCAGGACAAGGTGTACATGACGACGCTCGACTCGGGGGTCGTCGCACTCAACCGCTATACCGGCGAGGAGGAGTGGTACACGTCCACGGCTGACCACGAACGGGGCTACTCCGCGACGTGGGCACCGATCGTTCACGACGGAACCATCTACACGGGGTCCGCCGGCGGCGAGTACGGCGTCCGAGGGTTCCATACGGCTATCGACGCCGAGACCGGTGAACAGAAGTGGTTCACGCGGACCTGCCCCGAGGAGGAGTTCGTCGGCGACTCCATCAATCAGGCGGCCGGCACTAACTGGATGACGGCGACGTACGACGAGGAGCGGGACGTCCTGTACATGCCGGTCGGCAACCCCGGACCGGACTTCGACGGCTCCGTCCGTCCGGGACCGAACCGCAACACGTGCGGGACACTGTGTCTCGACGCCGAGACCGGTGAGCGCCTCTGGTTCCACCAGGAGTCGGCCCACGACGTCTGGGACTACGACTCGGCGTCGCCGCGGATGCTCATCCGCGACCTCGAGTTCGACCACCGCGACGAGGTCAGGGACACCGTCGTCAACGCCGGCAAGACCGGCTGGGTGTACTCGATGGACGCCGAGACGGGACAGCTCATCACTCGGTCGGATCCGGGCGTCCAGCAGCTGAACATGTTCAGCATGATCCCGCACATCGATGACGGCCGTCGCGGAACGTTCATGCCCGGCGGGATGGGCGGCTGTGACTGGCACCCGGCAACCTACAACCACGAGACCGGGCTGGTGTATTACAAGATGCACAACAACGCCCAGGAGGCGTGGTGGCGGTTCGAGGAGTTCGAGGAAGGCCGCAAGTACTGGGGCGGTATCCTCGAAGACGAGACCGAGGCGATGCCCGACGAGTACAACGGCCACATCAGTTCCATCTCCGCGTTCGATCCGACGACGGGGAAGCTCGTCTGGCGCGACTGGATCGACAGCGACACCTACATCTGGGGTGGAACGATGTCGACCACGACGGGCCTGATGTTCACGGGCACCCAGAACGGTCAGTTCATCGCCTACGACGCCGAGACCGGCGAGCGTCTCTGGGAGTTTGACACTGGCGACGCCCCGCTCTCGTCCAGCCCAGTCAGCTGGTATGATCCCGACGAGGGCAAACAGTACATCGCCATCCAGGTCGGCGGTAGCGGCTGGCTCCGCCGCGGCAAGCGGGACGATCGCGTCGTCGTCTTCTCGCTGGCCGAGTGA